A window of Campylobacter ureolyticus contains these coding sequences:
- the tyrS gene encoding tyrosine--tRNA ligase, with protein MVNLDEIYKELKRGVSEIIDEEKVKDLIKNYYEKGENFYVKIGMDPTAPDLHLGHSVTLQKMAFLQAHGAIIMFLIGDFTAQIGDPSGKSETRKKLSKDVVLENAKTYEKQVFKVLDKNKTKIMFNSDWLNKMNAADMIELASTYSVARMLERDDFEKRYKNQTPISISEFLYPLLQGHDSVVMKCDIEMGGTDQKFNLLMGRHLQRIYNTGKEQAVITMPLLVGLDGVNKMSKSLNNYIGVTDEPNQMYAKTLSISDELMWEWYKLLSTKSLKEIDELKKGVENGTIHPKEVKEALALEITARFHDENLAKKAKEEFDKIHTLNKLPSSMEEFEIKDEIWVVEAIVKCGLASSNSQARRHIKANAFSIDQKKIDDENLVLKKGKYVLQIGKKNFARLKVV; from the coding sequence GTGGTAAATTTAGATGAAATTTATAAAGAACTAAAAAGAGGCGTAAGCGAAATAATTGATGAAGAAAAAGTAAAGGATTTAATAAAAAATTATTATGAAAAAGGTGAAAATTTTTATGTAAAAATAGGTATGGATCCAACTGCTCCAGATCTTCATTTAGGACACTCTGTAACTCTTCAAAAAATGGCTTTTTTACAAGCCCATGGCGCTATTATTATGTTTTTAATAGGTGATTTTACAGCTCAAATAGGTGATCCATCTGGAAAAAGTGAAACTAGAAAAAAACTAAGTAAAGATGTTGTTTTAGAAAATGCAAAAACTTATGAAAAACAAGTTTTTAAGGTTTTAGATAAAAATAAAACAAAAATTATGTTTAATTCAGATTGGTTAAACAAAATGAATGCTGCAGATATGATAGAACTTGCTTCAACATATAGCGTTGCACGAATGCTAGAAAGAGACGATTTTGAAAAAAGATATAAAAATCAAACTCCGATTTCAATAAGTGAGTTTTTATATCCACTATTACAAGGTCATGATAGTGTTGTTATGAAGTGTGATATAGAAATGGGTGGAACTGATCAAAAATTTAATCTTTTAATGGGTAGACACTTGCAAAGAATTTACAATACCGGAAAAGAACAAGCTGTTATTACTATGCCTCTTTTAGTTGGACTTGATGGGGTCAATAAAATGAGTAAATCCCTAAATAATTATATTGGTGTAACAGATGAGCCAAATCAAATGTATGCAAAAACTTTAAGTATAAGTGATGAGCTTATGTGGGAATGGTATAAACTTTTAAGTACAAAAAGTTTAAAAGAAATTGATGAGCTTAAAAAAGGCGTTGAAAATGGTACCATTCATCCAAAAGAAGTCAAGGAAGCTTTGGCTTTAGAAATTACTGCAAGATTTCATGATGAAAATTTAGCAAAAAAAGCAAAAGAGGAATTTGATAAAATTCACACATTAAATAAGCTTCCAAGCTCTATGGAGGAATTTGAGATAAAAGATGAAATTTGGGTGGTTGAAGCTATTGTAAAATGTGGCTTAGCTAGTTCAAACTCACAAGCTAGAAGGCATATAAAAGCAAATGCTTTTAGTATAGATCAAAAAAAGATAGATGATGAAAATTTGGTATTAAAAAAAGGTAAATATGTTCTTCAAATAGGAAAGAAAAACTTTGCAAGATTAAAGGTCGTTTGA
- a CDS encoding 5-methyltetrahydropteroyltriglutamate--homocysteine S-methyltransferase, whose product MYCYDIVGSFLRPAELKQARAGFENGEINKDKLRKIEDKCIKELVEKEKKLNLPFITDGEFRREYWHLDFLASIGGVKKVTSKEWSVKFKDSSPKANTIIINDKICFNKNHPFLQDFKFLTSLIETKNAKMTIPSPSMLHLIPCVRAQNYTPIEIYKNNDEIYKDIAQTYIDFMNEFYKLGCRHLQLDDTSWGEFCDKDKREAYAKRGINLDLIQEKYVWVINEIAKAKPKDLILSMHICRGNFRSTWFTSGGYESVAEVLFGKCNIDMFFLEYDNDRSGGFEPLKFIKNQKVVLGLITTKFPELEDKEIVKKRIFEATKFIPLNQLLLSTQCGFSSTEEGNNLSIDEQWAKINLVKEIALEVWK is encoded by the coding sequence ATGTATTGTTACGATATAGTGGGAAGTTTTTTAAGACCAGCTGAATTAAAACAAGCAAGAGCTGGCTTTGAAAATGGTGAAATAAATAAAGATAAATTAAGAAAAATAGAAGATAAATGTATAAAAGAACTAGTTGAAAAAGAAAAAAAGTTAAATTTACCTTTTATAACTGATGGTGAATTTAGAAGAGAGTATTGGCATTTGGATTTTTTAGCCAGCATTGGTGGAGTAAAAAAAGTAACCTCAAAAGAGTGGTCTGTTAAATTTAAAGATAGCTCTCCAAAAGCAAATACAATAATTATAAATGATAAAATTTGTTTTAATAAAAATCATCCTTTTTTACAAGACTTTAAATTTTTAACAAGTTTAATAGAAACAAAAAATGCCAAGATGACTATCCCATCCCCATCAATGCTTCATTTAATACCTTGTGTAAGAGCACAAAATTACACTCCAATTGAAATTTATAAAAACAATGATGAAATTTATAAAGATATTGCACAAACCTATATAGATTTTATGAATGAGTTTTATAAACTTGGTTGCAGACATTTGCAACTCGATGATACTTCTTGGGGTGAGTTTTGCGATAAAGATAAAAGAGAAGCTTATGCAAAAAGAGGTATAAATTTAGATCTCATTCAAGAAAAATATGTTTGGGTAATAAATGAAATAGCAAAAGCAAAACCAAAAGATTTGATACTTAGTATGCATATTTGCAGAGGAAATTTCCGCTCAACTTGGTTTACAAGTGGTGGATATGAAAGTGTTGCAGAAGTTTTATTCGGTAAGTGCAATATCGATATGTTTTTCTTAGAATATGATAATGACCGCTCTGGTGGATTTGAACCACTTAAGTTTATAAAAAATCAAAAAGTAGTTTTAGGTTTAATTACTACAAAATTTCCAGAGCTTGAAGATAAAGAAATAGTTAAAAAAAGAATTTTTGAAGCGACAAAATTTATACCACTAAATCAACTTCTACTTAGCACGCAATGTGGATTTTCATCAACAGAGGAAGGAAATAATCTCAGCATTGATGAACAGTGGGCAAAAATAAATTTAGTAAAAGAAATAGCACTTGAAGTTTGGAAATAA
- a CDS encoding adenylate kinase gives MKNVFLIIGAPGSGKTTDASMIKEMNQSVEHYSTGDMLRAEVAKGSELGKEINSFISKGNLVPLEIVINTITSAIKSSDLDFIIIDGFPRSVEQMEKFDEVLKDNSDINLNCVIEVDVSEEVAKERILGRNRNDDNEEIFNNRMKIFTDPIEKIRKFYKNKGCYKVVNGERTIDEIVADMNEIIVQAIMKSMN, from the coding sequence ATGAAAAATGTATTTTTAATCATAGGAGCTCCAGGAAGCGGAAAAACAACTGATGCAAGCATGATAAAAGAAATGAATCAAAGCGTGGAACACTACTCAACAGGAGATATGTTAAGAGCAGAAGTTGCAAAAGGAAGCGAACTTGGAAAAGAGATAAATAGCTTTATCTCAAAAGGAAATTTGGTTCCACTTGAAATAGTTATAAACACCATAACTTCAGCTATAAAAAGCTCTGATTTGGACTTTATTATAATAGATGGCTTTCCAAGAAGCGTTGAGCAAATGGAAAAATTTGATGAAGTTTTAAAAGATAATTCTGATATAAATCTAAACTGCGTTATCGAAGTAGATGTTAGTGAAGAAGTTGCAAAAGAGAGAATTTTAGGAAGAAACAGAAACGATGATAATGAAGAAATTTTCAATAATAGAATGAAAATTTTTACAGATCCAATTGAAAAAATTAGAAAATTTTATAAAAATAAAGGTTGTTATAAAGTTGTAAATGGCGAAAGAACAATTGATGAAATCGTTGCCGATATGAATGAGATAATAGTTCAAGCTATTATGAAATCAATGAATTAA
- a CDS encoding N-acetylmuramoyl-L-alanine amidase family protein encodes MAKTVRVVLFFFLAVFLWGGDFDRNFSNFDKNFDNSSKAVKEKFHKELKDIYLQTSIDKNKIDRINVLKRLVHSSKALKLNHKGYESELNLLGDNYESYINQKINLSKFIPKNSKVVDEKVALEQDEKTKTIIEKSQNSNKQNDKNLNQKNDNIKEKNTNNKKIIITKESKNYEVNKNIRLRLKSVDKTDAGIKLTFNRNVSEDEIKKFALKSKEYRNVIDIKAVNDAKISKILRHLSDEIRIAQYNPKTTRVVFTQKNSFNINLKFDEKSILIDIKNPSNSVNLTIPPVAKTSSSGKKTTQNKKGPLEIARKQRTIVIDPGHGGKDSGAIGNGLKEKDLVLKISQFLGDELKNMGYKVLFTRNKDVFINLKDRTAFANKKNADMFISIHINAGPKTKSGSSLSGVETFFLSPARSERSKNAAALENKGDIEDMNHFSQETYLNFLNREKIIASNKVAIDIQKHMLNKVQGKYNVKDGGVREAPFWVLVGATMPAILVECGYISNKNDSKNLANRVYQKLIAEGIANGVDAYFLKNE; translated from the coding sequence ATGGCGAAGACAGTTAGAGTTGTTCTATTTTTTTTCTTAGCCGTTTTTTTATGGGGTGGGGACTTTGATAGGAATTTTTCAAATTTTGATAAAAATTTTGATAATTCAAGCAAGGCGGTAAAAGAAAAATTTCATAAAGAGTTAAAAGATATTTATTTGCAAACTTCCATTGATAAAAATAAAATTGATAGAATAAATGTTTTAAAAAGGCTAGTTCATTCATCAAAGGCCTTAAAACTAAATCATAAGGGCTATGAATCAGAGCTTAATTTACTAGGAGATAATTATGAAAGCTATATAAATCAAAAAATAAATTTATCTAAATTTATACCAAAAAATAGCAAAGTAGTTGATGAAAAAGTAGCATTAGAACAAGATGAAAAAACAAAAACTATAATTGAAAAATCTCAAAATTCAAACAAGCAAAATGATAAAAATTTAAACCAAAAAAATGACAATATTAAAGAAAAAAATACAAACAATAAAAAAATAATTATTACAAAAGAGTCTAAAAATTACGAAGTCAATAAAAATATTAGATTAAGACTTAAAAGTGTTGATAAAACAGATGCTGGAATTAAGCTAACATTTAATAGAAACGTAAGCGAAGATGAAATTAAAAAATTTGCTTTAAAAAGTAAAGAGTATAGAAATGTAATTGATATAAAAGCAGTAAACGATGCAAAAATTTCAAAAATATTGCGTCATTTAAGCGATGAAATAAGAATTGCTCAGTATAATCCAAAAACTACAAGAGTTGTTTTTACACAAAAAAATAGTTTTAATATAAATTTAAAATTTGATGAAAAATCCATATTAATAGATATCAAAAACCCTTCAAATTCTGTAAATTTAACCATTCCTCCAGTTGCAAAAACATCTAGTAGTGGCAAAAAAACAACTCAAAATAAAAAAGGACCTTTAGAAATTGCTAGAAAACAAAGAACTATTGTAATTGATCCAGGTCATGGCGGAAAAGATTCAGGAGCTATTGGAAATGGACTTAAAGAAAAAGATTTGGTATTAAAAATTTCACAATTTTTAGGTGATGAGTTAAAAAATATGGGTTATAAAGTTTTATTTACACGAAATAAAGATGTATTCATAAATTTAAAAGATAGAACTGCTTTTGCAAATAAAAAAAATGCCGATATGTTTATTTCAATACATATAAATGCAGGACCAAAAACAAAATCAGGAAGTTCTCTTTCAGGTGTTGAGACATTTTTCTTAAGTCCAGCAAGAAGTGAGCGTAGTAAAAACGCAGCTGCTCTTGAAAATAAAGGCGACATTGAAGATATGAATCATTTTTCTCAAGAGACTTATTTAAATTTTTTAAATAGAGAAAAAATAATAGCTTCAAACAAAGTTGCTATAGATATACAAAAACATATGCTTAATAAAGTTCAAGGCAAATATAATGTAAAAGATGGCGGAGTTAGAGAGGCTCCATTTTGGGTTTTAGTGGGTGCTACTATGCCAGCAATTTTAGTTGAATGCGGTTATATTTCAAATAAAAATGATAGTAAAAATTTAGCCAATAGAGTGTATCAAAAACTTATTGCAGAGGGTATTGCAAATGGAGTGGATGCATATTTTTTAAAGAATGAGTAA
- a CDS encoding RelA/SpoT family protein, which produces MESLKQRSDINIEDFLEKVVNANTIESAKELFFFFKEQADRLQKGVELCIKQHDGQFRKSGEPYAVHPILVASIVAFMGGDDDMVISALLHDVVEDTDYTLESVKENFGDGVSKLVEGLTKIVSIREDKLAPSTDKDTKLRSSALTFRRMLLISIEDVRVLVVKLCDRLHNMLTLDALREDKQKRIAEETLVVYAPIAHRLGISSIKNLLEDLSFKYVLPEEYDKIDSYINEHKQQLQMSLNKFSLKITELLLTNGFSEDSFDVQKRVKHYYSTYLKMQRKGISIQEVLDLLAVRVIVRDIRDCYIVLGIIHNKFNPLISRFKDYIALPKQNGYQTIHTTVFNDSMIIEAQIRTFDMHNTAEYGVAAHWKYKYSGSLNPKLDWLSDISAKDTNTNDEEDPEELYEYAKDSLYAEDIAVYSPKGGIFTLPRGATALDYAYEIHSQVGLKAIEAYVNRVKVPLLTELKNGDIVHIITGNEAHYRCSWLTSVKTGKARATIRNFCKQKLKELNTQIGIKILSAIFDTKDINVLSWLEKENLHNKIGRAAYDSIYLQNVVNALKKYPKKDKLFTLNLGDKYIVRKQKFDNIVVYSNYKVNSVEFDYCCNPKRDDNILGFRSGTNVAVHHKFCERAANLIKEGNELIFVKWTRNAPHRYKVILNLENKRGSLAGFLNYLTRLQVDLSAINLNENDETKSDFFELVIEFGENVKAKDIKTRLKDRYKIVEFTSLDDVYKNS; this is translated from the coding sequence ATGGAATCGTTAAAGCAGAGGAGTGATATAAACATTGAAGACTTTTTAGAAAAAGTTGTAAATGCAAATACTATAGAATCAGCAAAAGAGCTTTTTTTCTTTTTTAAAGAACAAGCCGATAGACTTCAAAAAGGTGTTGAACTTTGTATAAAGCAGCACGATGGTCAGTTTAGAAAAAGTGGTGAGCCTTATGCTGTTCATCCTATTTTAGTAGCTTCAATAGTTGCTTTTATGGGTGGTGATGATGATATGGTTATATCAGCACTTCTTCACGATGTGGTTGAAGATACTGACTATACTCTTGAAAGTGTGAAAGAAAATTTTGGAGATGGTGTTTCAAAGCTTGTTGAGGGACTTACTAAAATAGTAAGTATTAGAGAAGATAAACTAGCTCCTTCTACTGATAAAGACACAAAACTAAGATCTTCTGCATTAACTTTTAGAAGAATGCTTTTAATATCTATTGAAGATGTTAGAGTTTTAGTAGTTAAGCTTTGCGATAGGCTTCATAATATGCTTACGCTAGATGCTTTAAGAGAGGATAAGCAAAAAAGAATAGCAGAAGAAACACTTGTAGTTTATGCGCCAATTGCTCATAGACTTGGAATTTCATCTATTAAAAATTTGCTTGAAGATTTAAGTTTTAAATATGTTTTGCCAGAAGAATATGATAAGATTGATTCATACATCAATGAGCATAAGCAACAACTTCAAATGAGTTTAAATAAATTTAGTCTTAAAATAACTGAGCTTTTGCTAACTAATGGTTTTAGTGAAGATAGCTTTGATGTTCAAAAAAGAGTAAAACACTACTACTCAACATATCTTAAAATGCAAAGAAAAGGAATTTCCATACAAGAAGTTTTAGATCTTTTAGCCGTTAGAGTTATCGTTAGAGATATTAGAGATTGTTATATCGTTCTAGGAATTATTCATAATAAATTTAACCCTTTAATTTCAAGATTTAAAGACTATATTGCACTTCCAAAACAAAATGGCTATCAAACCATTCATACAACTGTTTTTAACGATAGTATGATAATAGAAGCTCAAATTAGAACTTTTGATATGCACAATACTGCTGAATACGGCGTTGCAGCACATTGGAAATATAAATATAGTGGCTCTCTTAACCCTAAGCTCGATTGGTTGAGTGATATAAGCGCAAAAGACACTAATACAAATGATGAAGAAGATCCTGAAGAGCTTTATGAATATGCAAAAGATAGTCTTTATGCGGAAGATATAGCTGTCTATTCGCCAAAAGGTGGAATTTTCACTTTGCCTCGTGGTGCTACTGCTTTGGATTATGCTTATGAAATTCACTCACAAGTTGGTCTAAAGGCAATTGAAGCTTATGTTAACCGCGTAAAAGTTCCACTTCTAACAGAACTTAAAAATGGAGATATTGTTCATATTATAACAGGAAATGAAGCTCATTATAGATGCAGCTGGCTAACTTCAGTAAAAACAGGAAAAGCAAGAGCAACTATAAGAAATTTTTGTAAGCAAAAACTAAAAGAGCTTAATACTCAAATTGGTATCAAAATTTTATCAGCTATTTTTGACACAAAAGATATCAATGTTTTATCATGGCTTGAAAAAGAAAATTTACATAATAAAATAGGAAGAGCCGCATACGATTCTATCTACCTTCAAAATGTTGTTAATGCACTTAAAAAATATCCTAAAAAAGATAAATTATTTACTTTAAATTTGGGTGATAAATATATAGTTAGAAAGCAAAAATTTGATAATATTGTTGTTTATTCAAACTATAAAGTAAATAGTGTAGAGTTTGATTATTGTTGTAATCCAAAAAGAGATGATAATATTTTAGGCTTTAGAAGCGGTACAAATGTTGCAGTTCATCATAAATTTTGTGAAAGAGCTGCAAATTTAATAAAAGAGGGTAATGAGCTAATTTTTGTAAAATGGACAAGAAATGCTCCACATAGATATAAAGTTATCTTAAATTTGGAAAACAAAAGAGGATCTTTGGCTGGATTTTTAAATTACTTAACAAGGCTTCAAGTTGATTTATCAGCTATAAATTTAAATGAAAATGATGAGACAAAGTCAGATTTTTTCGAGCTTGTTATTGAGTTTGGTGAAAATGTAAAGGCAAAAGATATCAAAACAAGACTTAAAGATAGATATAAAATAGTGGAATTTACTTCCCTTGATGATGTTTATAAAAATAGTTAA
- a CDS encoding nitronate monooxygenase, translating to MKSIKIGKYELKHPIIQGGMGLGISWSNLAGNVSLNGCLGVVSSVGTGYYKNRLYSKKEINSKPLGSENFYSKEGLKALADDARKICGDSPLGVNIMCACNDYEKIVKDACQAGFNIIISGAGLPTNLPEFTQEFSDVALIPIVSSAKALKIICKRWKQRYNRLPDGVVLEGPLSGGHQGFTYEQCLDPEYSIWNLIPQVKEEISKWGDFPLFAAGGIWDHNDIMKAISLGANGVQMGTRFIGTNECDAASEFKDVIINAKEEDIMLIKSPVGYPARGVKTNLLKLVEKKEGPKIQCISNCVSPCQRGKGAKMVGYCIADRLFDAYDGNKEFGLFFTGANGYKLDKIISVKELVEKLVNGEDS from the coding sequence ATGAAAAGTATAAAAATAGGCAAGTATGAACTAAAACATCCGATTATTCAAGGTGGCATGGGCTTAGGAATAAGTTGGAGCAATTTAGCTGGAAATGTAAGTTTAAATGGCTGTTTGGGTGTTGTCAGTTCTGTTGGGACTGGATATTATAAAAACAGATTATATTCTAAAAAAGAGATTAATTCAAAGCCACTAGGAAGCGAAAATTTTTATTCTAAAGAGGGCTTAAAAGCTTTAGCTGATGATGCAAGAAAAATTTGTGGTGATTCTCCACTTGGTGTAAATATAATGTGTGCTTGTAATGATTATGAAAAGATAGTTAAAGATGCATGTCAGGCTGGGTTTAATATAATCATAAGCGGTGCAGGACTTCCTACAAATTTACCTGAGTTCACACAAGAATTCAGTGATGTTGCTTTAATACCAATAGTTTCATCTGCCAAAGCATTAAAGATAATTTGTAAAAGATGGAAACAAAGATATAATCGCTTGCCAGATGGAGTTGTTTTAGAAGGTCCTTTAAGTGGTGGTCATCAAGGTTTTACTTATGAACAGTGTTTAGATCCAGAATATAGCATTTGGAATTTAATTCCTCAAGTTAAAGAAGAAATTTCAAAATGGGGAGATTTCCCACTTTTTGCAGCAGGTGGAATTTGGGATCATAATGATATCATGAAAGCAATTTCACTTGGAGCAAATGGCGTTCAAATGGGAACTAGATTTATAGGTACAAATGAATGTGATGCAGCATCTGAGTTTAAAGATGTGATAATTAATGCAAAAGAAGAAGATATTATGCTTATAAAATCTCCAGTTGGTTATCCTGCAAGAGGAGTAAAAACAAACTTATTAAAACTTGTTGAAAAAAAAGAAGGTCCAAAAATTCAGTGTATTAGCAACTGTGTAAGTCCATGTCAGCGTGGAAAAGGTGCCAAAATGGTTGGATACTGTATAGCTGATAGACTTTTTGATGCATACGACGGAAATAAAGAATTTGGATTATTTTTTACAGGTGCAAATGGATATAAGCTTGATAAAATAATTAGCGTAAAAGAGCTGGTTGAAAAGTTAGTAAATGGCGAAGACAGTTAG
- the mnmC gene encoding bifunctional tRNA (5-methylaminomethyl-2-thiouridine)(34)-methyltransferase MnmD/FAD-dependent 5-carboxymethylaminomethyl-2-thiouridine(34) oxidoreductase MnmC, with protein MKTFFKDGVFYSKEFDDGYYSKNSAIGESKFVFESALNEIWDKKDSLIVAEAGFGVGINFLNLCKKFKNSNKFLHFVSIEKFPLSKKKLKKFYNKFDEFDDEFKKLSKKLIKKYPPKKTGLYRIFFSKNIILDLYFDDIKIVLKNLNFKADAWFMDGFSPAKNPDMWDLEVMKGVASLSKAGTILATYSSSGFVKRNLIEAGFEVSLIKGHAQKRQMIRAVLKENLNPINDEIWFRRVLKTYNKNSKVLIIGAGISGLATAKVFKNAGFDVVITEKESEVATNGSGNLIGALIPLITQKDVVLGKMHYAAFLMAVNFYKKYGKNFVKFNGAKEFAFDETLIKRYNNSNFKLDKKDFPYPSIYIKNAASIRPKKLCEALSSEFNILFNYEFKNLEKLGNKYKVHFKNGDIIETDIVIFTMGSHSEELFNKGENPKTNFDDKVQISSVRGQVTWIKKRLNNKFPLSARGYICPPVGKIQLIGATYDRLDYEKKKRYIDDVKNLENICEFIGSKKTKILDSNVGFRSYSGDRFPIIGALHDKEFFIKNYKSINFTKHSDIYPKHLDGVFINAAHGARGLGTSIMGAYILLDLVLNRPLCVSKEIFNSLNPARFLIRKLKKGLI; from the coding sequence ATGAAGACTTTTTTTAAAGATGGAGTTTTTTATAGTAAAGAATTTGATGATGGTTATTATAGTAAAAACTCAGCTATTGGTGAAAGTAAATTTGTTTTCGAAAGCGCTTTGAATGAAATTTGGGATAAAAAAGATAGTTTAATAGTTGCAGAAGCTGGCTTTGGTGTTGGCATTAATTTTTTAAATTTATGTAAAAAATTTAAAAATAGTAATAAATTTTTGCATTTTGTAAGCATAGAAAAATTTCCTCTCTCAAAGAAAAAACTTAAAAAATTTTATAATAAATTTGATGAATTTGATGATGAGTTTAAAAAACTATCAAAAAAACTTATTAAAAAATATCCACCCAAAAAAACTGGTCTTTACAGAATCTTTTTTTCAAAAAATATTATTTTAGATCTTTATTTTGATGATATAAAAATAGTTCTTAAAAATCTTAATTTTAAAGCTGATGCTTGGTTTATGGATGGTTTTTCTCCAGCTAAAAATCCTGATATGTGGGATTTAGAAGTTATGAAAGGTGTTGCTAGTTTAAGTAAGGCAGGAACTATTTTAGCAACTTATTCAAGCTCTGGATTTGTAAAAAGAAATTTAATAGAAGCTGGATTTGAAGTAAGCCTAATAAAAGGTCACGCTCAAAAAAGACAGATGATTAGAGCTGTTTTAAAAGAAAATTTAAATCCCATTAATGATGAAATTTGGTTTAGGAGAGTTTTAAAAACTTACAATAAAAATTCAAAAGTTTTAATTATTGGAGCTGGGATTTCAGGTTTGGCAACTGCAAAAGTTTTTAAAAACGCTGGCTTTGATGTTGTAATTACTGAAAAAGAAAGTGAAGTTGCTACTAATGGGAGTGGAAATTTAATCGGAGCTTTAATACCATTAATTACTCAAAAAGATGTTGTTTTGGGTAAAATGCATTATGCAGCTTTTTTAATGGCTGTGAATTTTTATAAAAAATATGGTAAAAATTTTGTTAAATTCAACGGGGCAAAGGAATTTGCTTTTGATGAGACACTAATAAAAAGATATAACAACTCAAATTTTAAGCTTGATAAAAAAGATTTTCCTTATCCAAGCATTTATATAAAAAATGCAGCAAGCATTCGACCCAAAAAGCTTTGTGAGGCTCTTTCAAGTGAGTTTAATATTTTATTTAATTATGAATTTAAAAACCTTGAAAAATTAGGTAATAAATATAAAGTGCATTTTAAAAATGGCGATATTATAGAAACTGATATAGTTATTTTTACCATGGGAAGCCATAGCGAAGAGCTTTTTAATAAAGGAGAAAACCCAAAAACAAATTTTGATGATAAGGTACAAATTAGTTCAGTAAGAGGGCAAGTTACTTGGATAAAAAAAAGGCTTAATAATAAATTTCCACTTAGTGCAAGAGGGTATATTTGCCCGCCAGTTGGCAAAATCCAGCTAATTGGAGCTACTTATGACAGGCTTGATTATGAGAAGAAAAAAAGATATATTGATGATGTTAAAAATTTAGAAAATATTTGTGAATTTATAGGTTCTAAAAAAACTAAGATTCTAGATTCAAATGTTGGTTTTAGATCTTATAGCGGTGATAGGTTTCCAATAATTGGTGCTTTGCACGATAAAGAGTTTTTTATTAAAAACTATAAATCTATAAATTTTACAAAACATTCAGATATTTATCCAAAACATTTAGATGGAGTTTTTATAAATGCAGCTCATGGCGCAAGAGGGCTTGGAACTTCTATAATGGGAGCTTATATTTTGCTAGATCTTGTTTTAAATAGACCACTTTGTGTGAGTAAAGAGATATTTAACTCTTTAAATCCAGCTAGATTTTTAATCAGAAAACTTAAAAAAGGGCTTATATGA
- the ppa gene encoding inorganic diphosphatase, with product MDISKIKIGSNPDKISAVIEIPYGSNVKYEIDKTSGAVVVDRVLYSAVFYPANYGFVPNTLADDGDPADILVINEYPLQAGSVIPCRLIGVLVMEDEAGMDEKLLAVPISKIDPRFDNIESIDDLPKATLNRIKNFFETYKLLEPNKWVKVKGFKDLKTATEILDKAIKNYK from the coding sequence ATGGATATTTCAAAAATAAAAATAGGCTCAAACCCTGATAAGATAAGTGCTGTTATAGAAATACCTTACGGATCAAATGTAAAATATGAAATAGATAAAACTAGCGGTGCTGTAGTGGTTGATAGAGTTTTATATTCAGCTGTATTTTACCCTGCAAATTATGGATTTGTACCAAATACTTTAGCTGATGATGGTGATCCAGCTGATATTTTAGTAATTAATGAGTATCCTTTGCAAGCTGGCTCTGTAATACCTTGTAGATTAATAGGTGTTTTAGTAATGGAGGATGAAGCTGGAATGGATGAAAAACTTTTAGCAGTTCCGATTAGTAAAATTGATCCAAGATTTGATAATATAGAATCAATCGATGATTTACCAAAAGCAACCCTAAATAGAATTAAAAACTTTTTTGAGACTTATAAACTTCTTGAGCCAAATAAATGGGTAAAAGTAAAAGGATTTAAAGACTTAAAAACAGCTACTGAAATTTTAGATAAAGCTATTAAAAACTACAAATAA